TTAGTATTTCATGGTTCTAATTACGGATGAACGGTTGTTTGAAACTCCCAACGATTACTTTCAACGCATACCTCTTTTCctcttattttcttttctgtttttgtttatattttgtcCTTTTATTACATTTTATTAAAAGCCATGAAAACTAGTATATGAATATATTATATAACATTAATCCTGCCTTTGTTGTCCCAAAATATTAAACTGCGATAGGATATATCATTCTAAGTATGTAAGTCTTTATATCATTTGCAAGCATACCATCAAGTCTGTTGATTTCAGAAGTTATCTCATCATGATCCATGTTTGCAAATTCTCCCTCCTTTTCCTTGGATTCTAACccactttcaaaatttttcttaCGTGCAATCAAAATCCTTCTGACCTTCCATTCTCTAAATGGTAATAGTGCAGCAGCACTCACACCTGCTGCAACCCCTACAAGGATCTGGCAATACAAGAAAGGTCTCTCCATATCGAATCTTCTCAACTTGAACCCTGCCAACTCGGCAATTAGTAAAGGGAAACCGCCTGTAAACATCTGTAGAGAAACCGCATGATTCATGTCGGCACCACCTCCCCCAACAACATCTGCTGTCATCGGTCCAAAATTGACCCAGTTCACCCCTAGCAAAATGCCAACTGCAAATGCAAACCCAATTAGTTGCGCATAAGTCGTCACAAAGATCCAGAAAACAAACGAAAATATTGTAATCAAGATCGTTGAAATAAGTGTGACATTGACCCTCCCTATTTTGTCCGATAGGAATCCCAACAAAGGTCTTCCGACTGTCTGTGCAACACTTTGGACAGTTGTTACATTCGATCCCTGTTTGTAGCTTAACCCGATACTTGAACCATATGctgataatgaaaatagcaaaatACTGTAGGATAACGAGTAAACCATGTTCCAAAGCATGAGACAAATCAAAGGAATCTGTCTCATTAGATCAAACCGGAACAAAAACGCAGTTAACTCGATATATAGTGGTTTTTTATCCTTTGAAGTATTTTTAATTGGGCGGTAGGTTCGAATTAAAATGATGGATAAAACTAGCATGAAGCcacaaacaaaagattgCATTCTTAAGGCCCATGCAATTCCTAGTTTCAATGCGTGGTTTGGGTCATCTGCATATTCTGGTTTATCCATATAAGTCTTAATAATTTGATCAACAGGTCTACTAAAAATAATACCACCTAACCCACCACCTGCAGTTGCGATACCCTGAGCAATGgatcttttctttaaaaacCATGTTGGTAGAATGACAAATGTTGAACCAGCAACTAAAGCCCATCCAATGGACAATAAGAAACCTTGAAACATGACTAATTGAACAACTGTTTTAGAAATAGACGCCAGCCAATAGGAGAGAAATGTCAATGCAGTACCAATCGACATTAAAATCTTATAGTTAACACGGCGGGATAAGCCATTAGTGAAAGCGCATGCAAGGAATGATAAACCTAAATTCATTCCACCAATCATTACATACTGTTCCATTTTACCGTTATGGAAATAATCCGTAGATATATAGTAGTTCAAGTAAACACCAAAACATGCATTTAACCCCCAACTGAAAGTATTTATAGCTAACACACAAAATGCTGAGGTCCACGCCCAAAATCCTCCATCTGGTGGTTTATTCACAATGTCATAGCGATTATATCTTCCACTATCTACAACTGTTTCTTCCTTCtgtgatgaagaagagcTTAGGTCACCGCTCTCCTCATCAACCGGATAATTATCCAAAGAGGTTGCAGCCGTACCAACTTTCCTCAAATCATTTGGATCGAATGAGGGGTTGGGTTCAACCTGTGTCTTTGCAAAtttattatcttcaataacattTGATATTATCGTTGAAGTACGAGTAAttatgttgttgttggtatgATGTTTATTCCCGTTTTCACCATTGTATGGTGGGACATCCAAATTGTTAGACTGTGATGTCtctattgatgaaatacTAGTCAAATCGCCCGACATTGCGCTGTCAACTGAAgtaccaaaaaaaatgcgGTATGTCTATAGATTTAGATTGGATATTTCGCTTTAGaggaaagaaacaacagcagGAAGAGGTAAAGAAGATTTAACTATTAGTCATCACGGCTATTCAAGGATACGGATTTTTAAAACCGAAAGGATTTTACAATATCGAAAAGTTAAAATTTTTCTTATATCAGGAAATGTACCGATAAACACATTTAACTTGTTTCTTCGAGTTGCCTAATTGGGTAGTTAACGACGATAGTGTTGCAAAATGTATAGGCATTATATATGGCAGTATAGAAAGATATTTAACTACTCATCATCTGATTCCTCCTCCTCagaatcttcttctgcttcatCTAGCCATTTTAGGAATGGTCTAGCAGCCTTCCTGATATTTCTTGAAGTTTCCTTGTCAACGTATTTCTTGGATACATGAGACCCCCAATCTCTAATGACATCTTCCGATACCAAATCATTGTCATATAATAGCATTAAAATCTTAGGCACCTTTGGAATTAATTCAGGGTGCTTGACACCAATCATTCTCTCTATACCTCCAAGTAAAGacttttccattttctcgGAAGTCAGCAACTTAGCTAACAAACCTTTATGATTGGCAATTTCATCTGCaatgtcatcatcaaataacACTTGGGCTAACACTTCAACAGTTTGTCTGTCATTGTTTATCTTGTCGgatatgatttttttgtagATTTCTATATCAGAAGGTAATTCATCAGACGATAATAACCAGTTACCGAATTCTTGATATTTGATTCTAGATTCACCAATATTTAGTTTCTCCAACTCTCTTGCACGAGCCTTGATTGCATCTTCGCTCATATCAACAGACCAATCTTCGTCTTTGACAATGACTTTCTCCTTACTCCCAGCTTCTCCAACAGACACGTCATCGTCTGTATTCTTACGTTGCTGTCTGTTGGCTATATCAGAGATAGATttaccaccaccaataACATTTGCACTCGCAGTGTTTGCCTTTTtacttgatttctttgactCCTTCTTTGGAGGATTCTTTAGGATATAAGAGACCAACTTGTAAGTTGGATTGACTCTGGTGATTTTACCACATGCCTTACAATCTCTTTGTAGGTTGTCCTTGCCAACAATCTCCAAAACAGTTTCCGGATTCTTACATTGTAAACAAAGGacaaatttatcaataaatcCATCAAGACAGTCTTGTAATTCCTTCACACCATGGACACCATTAATTAGGaatttttcgtttttttcatcaatggtAGTCTGGGCACCTAGTTCAAAACCAAAGTATTTCATAACATAAGAGGCCGGTCTAGCCAGGGCAGTCGCAACATCAGAGAGATTCAAAATGTTGGTCTTGATACCGTTACCACTACCTTCAGTTTTCGCCTGGATAAGAGGCATCTTGTAACGGTAGAACGGATCATTGTTGGATCTGCAGATATTGACTAACGACATGGTTATTGTCTAATGCAGGAGGATGGAGGGAGTAAAGATGTTCTAAAGAAGTATGAAATATTTGCCATTCATTAAgtaatttgaaaaaattcaagttgaaatgcgttgaaaatttttcGAATCGTGAAATGGATAAACACTTTAGATATTCTCGGGGGAGAATAAAAGTGAGGAATGGAATGAGAAGGGGAGGGGGggagaaaagaaatgaaaaatcaacttgAACTTCCATCTACTCGTTATTTTGCAAGATGTTCTGCATCAACAACTCTACCAGCGCCTATTTAGATGTGGACACAGTTGTTAGATGACTATGTG
The window above is part of the Pichia kudriavzevii chromosome 1, complete sequence genome. Proteins encoded here:
- a CDS encoding uncharacterized protein (PKUD0A06580; similar to Saccharomyces cerevisiae YNL125C (ESBP6); ancestral locus Anc_2.145), giving the protein MSGDLTSISSIETSQSNNLDVPPYNGENGNKHHTNNNIITRTSTIISNVIEDNKFAKTQVEPNPSFDPNDLRKVGTAATSLDNYPVDEESGDLSSSSSQKEETVVDSGRYNRYDIVNKPPDGGFWAWTSAFCVLAINTFSWGLNACFGVYLNYYISTDYFHNGKMEQYVMIGGMNLGLSFLACAFTNGLSRRVNYKILMSIGTALTFLSYWLASISKTVVQLVMFQGFLLSIGWALVAGSTFVILPTWFLKKRSIAQGIATAGGGLGGIIFSRPVDQIIKTYMDKPEYADDPNHALKLGIAWALRMQSFVCGFMLVLSIILIRTYRPIKNTSKDKKPLYIELTAFLFRFDLMRQIPLICLMLWNMVYSLSYSILLFSLSAYGSSIGLSYKQGSNVTTVQSVAQTVGRPLLGFLSDKIGRVNVTLISTILITIFSFVFWIFVTTYAQLIGFAFAVGILLGVNWVNFGPMTADVVGGGGADMNHAVSLQMFTGGFPLLIAELAGFKLRRFDMERPFLYCQILVGVAAGVSAAALLPFREWKVRRILIARKKNFESGLESKEKEGEFANMDHDEITSEINRLDGMLANDIKTYILRMIYPIAV
- a CDS encoding uncharacterized protein (PKUD0A06590; similar to Saccharomyces cerevisiae YPR041W (TIF5); ancestral locus Anc_7.459), with the translated sequence MSLVNICRSNNDPFYRYKMPLIQAKTEGSGNGIKTNILNLSDVATALARPASYVMKYFGFELGAQTTIDEKNEKFLINGVHGVKELQDCLDGFIDKFVLCLQCKNPETVLEIVGKDNLQRDCKACGKITRVNPTYKLVSYILKNPPKKESKKSSKKANTASANVIGGGKSISDIANRQQRKNTDDDVSVGEAGSKEKVIVKDEDWSVDMSEDAIKARARELEKLNIGESRIKYQEFGNWLLSSDELPSDIEIYKKIISDKINNDRQTVEVLAQVLFDDDIADEIANHKGLLAKLLTSEKMEKSLLGGIERMIGVKHPELIPKVPKILMLLYDNDLVSEDVIRDWGSHVSKKYVDKETSRNIRKAARPFLKWLDEAEEDSEEEESDDE